The DNA region CTGGCTGATATTCGAGGCCCATTACATGCCTATCTCCGGTAGCGATTGAGGTCCACGTAGAAGTGCCAATTTCGGGACATTTCTTCCGCAGGTCAATTACTTTTTTTATGTGGTTCAAGATCGAACCACTGTCTTTTTGTTCCAGCTGCACATTAATTTTCTTATAGCCGTAATCGCCGAGGGAAATCACCTGACGAAACGCCTTTTTGGCGGTTGTAAATCCTGCGTTGGCCGTGGTATCCCACTGCATCGGCGTGCGTACCGAAAGTCGCTCTCTTAACGTCAGGTCGTCGCCCATTCCGATTTCCTCGCCCGAGCGAATTACGGGCGTTCCGGGCAACGAATAAAGCAGGCTGTAAGCCATCTTCAGTTTGGCATCGTTGTGGAGCATCGGTGCCAGTCTTCTTCTTATTCCGCGGTTGTAAAGTTGCATATTGGGTTCGGGCCCCATATCATCGTAAACGGTTTCACGCTGCCTTTTGCTTAGCCGCCCGAGGTCGATTTCATCGTGATTTCGTAAAAAGAATGCCCATTGCGATGCTCCTGGTTTACTTCGGGTATCTTCTAATGCCTTTACAAAACTCGATGGTTCTTCTTTCGAAAGTGAATAAAACAGAAACTGATTGGCATAAAAATTAAACATCATCGAAAGTCGTTCGCCTTTTGTGCCAAAGTATGCAACGTTTTCCTTCGTCTCAACATTGGCCTCGCCCAAAAGTAAAACCTCGGGATTTGCTTGCTTTGCACCCCTAACCAGCGAATCGAGTACGCCATACAAATGCGATGGCTTGTCGGCCCCATCTTCAGGTACATCAATAATAAAGGGTACAGCATCGAGCCGGAATCCTAAAATGCCCTTTTTTGTCCAGTACGCTAAAATTTTAATTGCCTCTAACTGAACGGCC from Pedobacter endophyticus includes:
- a CDS encoding alpha-amylase family protein, translated to MTIKFMTILLAGRRSAFLYSFLLSLSLFGCKQKPEVKETPIPDRWYRNSIIYNLDVDSYQDSDGDGIGDFKGLISRLPYLESLGVKVIWLSPFQPTPDRDDGYDVSDYYGIDKRLGSMEDFERFMKAANAHDIKIVMDMVLNHTSIDHPWFQAARADSSGKLRSRYVWSNTQPKDYDKGMAFEGVQTETWTYDEIAKRYYFHRFYDFQPDLNYRNKAVQLEAIKILAYWTKKGILGFRLDAVPFIIDVPEDGADKPSHLYGVLDSLVRGAKQANPEVLLLGEANVETKENVAYFGTKGERLSMMFNFYANQFLFYSLSKEEPSSFVKALEDTRSKPGASQWAFFLRNHDEIDLGRLSKRQRETVYDDMGPEPNMQLYNRGIRRRLAPMLHNDAKLKMAYSLLYSLPGTPVIRSGEEIGMGDDLTLRERLSVRTPMQWDTTANAGFTTAKKAFRQVISLGDYGYKKINVQLEQKDSGSILNHIKKVIDLRKKCPEIGTSTWTSIATGDRHVMGLEYQPGSGRLIVLHNFSAEPAQVNLALSAKATDLYNNKSLAAGKQTIQLVPYGAAWIRED